From Saccharothrix espanaensis DSM 44229, the proteins below share one genomic window:
- a CDS encoding metallophosphoesterase family protein gives MDRRSFMLATGGALAATTALGTGAEAAPGRDPLGPAVRFNIISDIQGDLADFGKALDDIKAINPKSAGLGVAGDITPRGYDFEYAQVRSVLDKHPHPRNVAWAIGNHEFYVPKWRDPDTLAQDTWPNGTTEDSLFRSFYNFAGRNTVYSETSFGGVPVLSLGTERYSHYHDPKLWDEVWISDQQFSWLEQRLAYWDRWRKPVMVLTHHPLPNTVSGTRNKLYLNDYLQADRLLSVLGKYRDVFLFSGHTHWDLTLSDWVTRRVVPGSGNLEGFTVVNTGAVQTGWVDDGKGGEVSLGGSFNQGLQVEVYFRAVVIKARDFTTGTWLKQITVPLRDSL, from the coding sequence ATGGATCGCAGGTCGTTCATGCTGGCCACGGGTGGGGCGCTGGCCGCGACCACCGCGCTGGGAACCGGGGCCGAGGCCGCACCCGGCCGGGACCCGCTCGGCCCGGCCGTGCGGTTCAACATCATCAGCGACATCCAGGGCGACCTCGCCGACTTCGGCAAGGCCCTCGACGACATCAAGGCGATCAACCCCAAGAGCGCCGGGCTCGGCGTGGCCGGGGACATCACCCCGCGCGGCTACGACTTCGAGTACGCCCAGGTGCGGTCGGTGCTCGACAAGCACCCGCACCCGCGCAACGTGGCATGGGCCATCGGCAACCACGAGTTCTACGTGCCGAAGTGGCGCGACCCCGACACCCTGGCGCAGGACACGTGGCCCAACGGCACCACCGAGGACTCGCTGTTCCGCAGCTTCTACAACTTCGCCGGGCGCAACACCGTCTACTCCGAGACGTCCTTCGGCGGGGTGCCGGTGCTGTCGCTGGGCACCGAGCGCTACTCCCACTACCACGACCCGAAGCTGTGGGACGAGGTGTGGATCAGCGACCAGCAGTTCAGCTGGCTGGAGCAGCGACTGGCGTACTGGGACCGCTGGCGCAAGCCGGTGATGGTGCTGACCCACCACCCGTTGCCGAACACCGTTTCGGGCACCCGCAACAAGCTCTACCTCAACGACTACCTCCAGGCCGACCGGCTGCTGTCGGTGCTCGGCAAATACCGCGACGTGTTCCTGTTCTCCGGCCACACCCACTGGGACCTCACCCTCTCCGACTGGGTGACCCGCCGGGTCGTCCCGGGCAGCGGCAACCTCGAGGGCTTCACCGTGGTCAACACCGGTGCCGTGCAGACCGGCTGGGTGGACGACGGCAAGGGCGGCGAGGTCTCCCTGGGCGGCAGCTTCAACCAGGGCCTCCAGGTCGAGGTGTACTTCCGCGCCGTGGTGATCAAGGCGCGCGACTTCACCACCGGCACGTGGCTCAAGCAGATCACCGTGCCGCTGCGGGACAGCCTCTGA
- a CDS encoding helix-turn-helix domain-containing protein: protein MDVVDAGFLEPVGLGPTEGAVYLALLREPRSDAGQLAAAIDLPTSRLTRATANLIAAGLVTKLAGRPARYVPAPPQVALDALALRRTEQLDRLRATTHRLAAQYEDAPRGEPGDLVELLEGGPAVRHHIAQLQLAAREEVLLIDCPPYLGGAPEHNVAELQALRRGVAYRTIYHLPALEDPARLAEIAGYTEAGEEARALPDVRLKMMIADRRTALIPGSFEAAETGVRILVHRSPLLDALVACFDLLWDRATPIGTALRGTHRDKEMVALLAAGMKDAAIMRSLGITQRTMTRRMSALLDELNATTRFQAGIHAARRGLV from the coding sequence GTGGACGTTGTCGACGCCGGATTCCTGGAGCCCGTCGGACTGGGCCCGACCGAGGGCGCGGTGTACCTGGCGCTGCTGCGCGAGCCGCGCTCCGACGCCGGGCAGCTCGCCGCCGCGATCGACCTCCCGACCAGCCGGCTGACCCGGGCCACCGCGAACCTGATCGCGGCCGGGCTGGTCACCAAGCTGGCCGGCCGCCCGGCCCGGTACGTGCCCGCGCCGCCGCAGGTGGCCCTGGACGCCCTGGCGCTGCGCCGCACCGAGCAGCTCGACCGCCTGCGCGCGACCACCCACCGCCTCGCCGCGCAGTACGAGGACGCGCCGCGCGGCGAACCCGGGGACCTGGTCGAACTGCTCGAAGGCGGCCCCGCCGTGCGCCACCACATCGCCCAGCTCCAACTGGCCGCACGGGAGGAGGTGCTGCTCATCGACTGCCCGCCGTACCTCGGCGGCGCGCCGGAGCACAACGTGGCGGAGTTGCAGGCGTTGCGGCGCGGCGTCGCCTACCGCACGATCTACCACCTGCCGGCGCTGGAAGACCCGGCCCGGCTGGCCGAGATCGCGGGCTACACCGAGGCCGGCGAGGAGGCCCGCGCGCTGCCGGACGTGCGGCTGAAGATGATGATCGCCGACCGCCGCACGGCGCTGATCCCGGGCAGCTTCGAGGCCGCCGAGACCGGGGTGCGCATCCTGGTGCACCGCTCGCCGTTGCTGGACGCGCTGGTCGCCTGCTTCGACCTGCTCTGGGACCGCGCGACGCCGATCGGCACCGCCCTGCGCGGCACGCACCGCGACAAGGAGATGGTCGCCCTGCTGGCGGCGGGCATGAAGGACGCCGCGATCATGCGCTCCCTGGGGATCACCCAGCGGACGATGACCCGCCGGATGTCGGCGCTGCTGGACGAGCTCAACGCCACCACCCGCTTCCAGGCCGGCATCCACGCCGCGCGCCGCGGCCTGGTCTGA
- a CDS encoding helix-turn-helix domain-containing protein, whose protein sequence is MNREVRRLLRTGPFEVALDAAIEASGLTLDRLCSRLADNGVTVSRTAISYWRNGRSRPERAESLAALSRLEQVLGLPTSSLVVLLGARRPRGRSAARPPGTLSRRALWPSCGPLLSGLDSSPDGQLELLSVGDALIVDEHTGERRQRTRLVVRATADRVDRHLVCHEVDDAAFPAPELVGVAHARRGRVRRDASTRSMVAEFLFDRPLGRGELTVVEYEVRLPDGLPLDHFYRRFPRPVGLYTLQLRFAGRPPGRVRRYDRTGLRGPEQHVEELWLSAAGTTALVAPAVRPGTVGVRWEW, encoded by the coding sequence ATGAACAGAGAAGTGCGACGGCTGCTGCGCACCGGCCCGTTCGAGGTGGCGCTCGACGCGGCCATCGAGGCCTCCGGGCTGACGCTGGACCGGCTGTGCAGCCGGTTGGCCGACAACGGTGTCACGGTGAGCCGCACCGCGATCTCCTACTGGCGCAACGGTCGCAGCCGCCCCGAACGCGCGGAGTCCCTGGCCGCGCTGAGCCGGCTGGAACAGGTCCTGGGCCTCCCCACGTCGTCCTTGGTCGTGTTGTTGGGCGCACGGCGGCCACGCGGACGTTCCGCCGCCCGCCCACCCGGCACCCTGTCGCGGCGCGCGCTGTGGCCGTCGTGCGGGCCGCTGCTGTCCGGGCTGGACAGCTCGCCCGACGGGCAGTTGGAACTGCTCAGCGTCGGCGACGCGCTGATCGTCGACGAGCACACCGGCGAACGCCGGCAGCGGACCCGGCTGGTGGTGCGGGCCACCGCAGACCGGGTCGACCGCCACCTGGTGTGCCACGAGGTGGACGACGCGGCGTTCCCGGCGCCGGAGTTGGTCGGGGTGGCCCACGCGCGCCGGGGACGCGTGCGGCGCGACGCGTCCACCCGCTCGATGGTCGCGGAGTTCCTGTTCGACCGGCCACTCGGCCGGGGCGAGCTCACGGTCGTGGAGTACGAGGTGCGCCTGCCGGACGGGTTGCCGCTGGACCACTTCTACCGGCGGTTCCCGCGCCCGGTCGGGCTGTACACGCTCCAGTTGCGGTTCGCGGGACGGCCGCCGGGTCGGGTGCGGCGCTACGACCGCACCGGGCTGCGCGGCCCGGAACAGCACGTCGAAGAACTGTGGTTGAGCGCGGCCGGCACCACCGCGCTGGTCGCCCCGGCGGTGCGGCCCGGCACGGTCGGGGTCCGCTGGGAGTGGTGA
- a CDS encoding S8 family serine peptidase — MPCTPRSLLTVVTALALVATTALAAPASAAEPEGPVRVAAKNPVPGVYIVKLKDHAGTAGAASTADALTRRYGGTTTHVLDKVMRGFVVEDLDERQARRLAANPDVASVTQSGTARAADVQDNPPNWGLDRVDQRDLPLDRKYAYPANAGAGVNIYVVDTGIRFGHQEFEGRAKYAADFVVPPTNGNDCDSAKQGHGTHVAGIAGGKTRGVAKKATLWAVRILNCQSSGKDSDIVVAAEWIAKNAVTPAVVNMSVYADDPTVGVDAIKGAVAAGVQWSLITGNNGGNSCDYGPGSRVDTGVRVANATSSDQRAGDSNDGPCTDLFAPGSTIDSSVNTSDTSYGQKSGTSMAAPHVAGAMALRLAEQPSATPADLKKWVVDNATTGKMTNIRTGTPNRLLHVPNAPQPGNDFSIAANPASVSTDPGASVDTTIATAVTRGSAQNVALSASGLPSGVTATFAPTSVTAGSSAKLTLSASASATPGTYRVTVTGKSTDATRGTDVTLTVKGQVPDDFSLTTNPANGSVPAGSSASTTVGASAVTRADTGASPAVIGGTPTTVAKYPFIISQHRTGGVRPQEQSCTGSVVAKRAVLIAAHCKFSEGDPKYLVYGRDDLADTATGSRVEVEEYRTHPDYNPGDGWRTGYDVAVIFTRTDIPVPAGTSFPAIARSGDTLPLGTRGTAIGYGKTDSQDAQRNSKLREVVLPTVEDQNCKNINSQFDARYMFCDGYGTGTTGLCQGDSGGPYFHNGKIWGVFSWLRTDCASYNAHGKLWGVMGDWANEQIGGTPPTGDIALSATGLPSGATATFSPSAIGTGGSSTLRIATSASTPPGEYRVTVSGTRGTVTRQTVYTLTVTSGSTKITLADPGTQTTTRGKPVSLPLTATGGSGGYRFTATGLPAGLSVNATTGVISGTPTTWANYHPTVTVTDGSGAKAAVSFYWFVFPN; from the coding sequence ATGCCCTGCACACCACGATCACTGCTGACGGTGGTGACCGCGCTCGCCCTGGTGGCCACGACCGCGCTCGCCGCCCCGGCGTCGGCCGCCGAGCCGGAAGGCCCGGTGCGGGTCGCGGCGAAGAACCCCGTGCCCGGCGTCTACATCGTCAAGCTGAAGGACCACGCGGGCACGGCCGGCGCGGCGAGCACCGCGGACGCCCTGACCCGGCGCTACGGCGGCACCACGACCCACGTGCTGGACAAGGTCATGCGCGGCTTCGTGGTGGAGGACCTCGACGAGCGGCAGGCCCGCCGGCTCGCCGCGAACCCCGACGTCGCCTCGGTGACGCAGTCGGGCACCGCCCGCGCCGCCGACGTCCAGGACAACCCGCCGAACTGGGGGCTCGACCGCGTCGACCAGCGCGACCTGCCGCTGGACCGCAAGTACGCCTACCCGGCCAACGCGGGCGCGGGCGTGAACATCTACGTGGTCGACACCGGGATCCGGTTCGGCCACCAGGAGTTCGAGGGCCGCGCGAAGTACGCCGCGGACTTCGTCGTCCCGCCCACCAACGGCAACGACTGCGACTCCGCCAAGCAGGGCCACGGCACGCACGTGGCGGGCATCGCCGGCGGCAAGACCCGCGGCGTGGCCAAGAAGGCGACGCTGTGGGCGGTGCGCATCCTCAACTGCCAGTCCAGCGGCAAGGACAGTGACATCGTCGTCGCCGCCGAGTGGATCGCGAAGAACGCCGTCACACCGGCGGTGGTGAACATGAGCGTCTACGCCGACGACCCGACGGTCGGCGTCGACGCCATCAAGGGCGCGGTCGCCGCCGGCGTGCAGTGGTCGCTGATCACCGGCAACAACGGCGGCAACTCCTGCGACTACGGGCCGGGCAGCCGCGTCGACACCGGCGTGCGGGTCGCCAACGCCACCAGTTCCGACCAGCGCGCCGGCGACTCCAACGACGGCCCGTGCACCGACCTGTTCGCGCCGGGCAGCACCATCGACTCGTCGGTCAACACCTCCGACACCTCCTACGGCCAGAAGTCCGGCACGTCCATGGCCGCGCCGCACGTGGCGGGCGCGATGGCGTTGCGGTTGGCCGAACAGCCCTCCGCCACGCCCGCGGACCTGAAGAAGTGGGTGGTCGACAACGCCACCACCGGCAAGATGACCAACATCCGCACCGGCACACCCAACCGCCTGCTGCACGTGCCGAACGCGCCGCAGCCCGGCAACGACTTCTCCATCGCGGCCAACCCGGCGTCGGTGTCGACCGACCCAGGGGCATCGGTGGACACCACGATCGCCACGGCCGTCACGCGCGGGTCGGCGCAGAACGTCGCGCTGTCGGCGAGCGGCCTGCCCTCGGGCGTGACGGCGACGTTCGCGCCCACCTCGGTCACGGCGGGCAGCTCGGCCAAGCTGACGTTGAGCGCGTCGGCGTCGGCGACTCCCGGCACCTACCGCGTCACCGTGACGGGCAAGAGCACCGACGCCACCCGTGGCACCGACGTGACGCTCACGGTCAAGGGGCAGGTCCCCGACGACTTCAGCCTCACCACCAACCCCGCCAACGGTTCCGTGCCGGCGGGCTCGTCGGCGTCGACCACGGTCGGCGCGAGCGCGGTCACCCGCGCCGACACGGGCGCGAGCCCGGCCGTCATCGGCGGGACGCCCACCACGGTCGCGAAGTACCCGTTCATCATCTCGCAGCACCGCACCGGCGGCGTGCGCCCGCAGGAGCAGTCCTGCACGGGTTCGGTCGTGGCCAAGCGCGCGGTCCTGATCGCCGCGCACTGCAAGTTCTCCGAGGGCGACCCGAAGTACCTGGTGTACGGGCGGGACGACCTCGCCGACACCGCGACCGGCAGCCGGGTCGAGGTCGAGGAGTACCGGACGCACCCGGACTACAACCCCGGCGACGGGTGGCGCACCGGGTACGACGTCGCGGTGATCTTCACCAGGACCGACATCCCGGTGCCCGCCGGGACGTCCTTCCCCGCCATCGCCCGCTCCGGCGACACCCTGCCGCTGGGCACCCGGGGCACCGCGATCGGCTACGGCAAGACCGATTCGCAGGACGCGCAGCGCAACTCCAAGCTGCGCGAGGTGGTGCTGCCCACGGTGGAGGACCAGAACTGCAAGAACATCAACTCGCAGTTCGACGCCCGCTACATGTTCTGCGACGGCTACGGCACCGGCACCACCGGCCTCTGCCAGGGCGACTCCGGCGGCCCGTACTTCCACAACGGCAAGATCTGGGGCGTGTTCTCGTGGCTGCGCACGGACTGCGCCTCCTACAACGCGCACGGCAAGCTCTGGGGCGTCATGGGCGACTGGGCCAACGAGCAGATCGGCGGCACCCCGCCGACCGGTGACATCGCGCTGTCCGCCACGGGCCTGCCCTCCGGTGCCACCGCCACCTTCAGCCCGTCCGCCATCGGGACCGGCGGCAGTTCCACGCTCCGGATCGCCACGTCCGCGTCGACCCCGCCGGGCGAGTACCGCGTCACCGTCAGCGGCACGCGCGGCACGGTCACCCGGCAGACCGTCTACACCCTGACGGTCACCAGCGGCAGCACCAAGATCACCCTGGCCGACCCCGGCACGCAGACCACCACCAGGGGCAAGCCGGTCAGCCTGCCGTTGACCGCCACCGGTGGCAGCGGCGGCTACCGCTTCACCGCCACCGGCCTGCCCGCCGGCCTCTCCGTCAACGCCACCACCGGGGTCATCAGCGGCACGCCGACCACGTGGGCGAACTACCACCCGACGGTGACCGTGACCGACGGCTCCGGCGCGAAGGCCGCGGTCTCCTTCTACTGGTTCGTGTTCCCCAACTAG
- a CDS encoding tachylectin-related carbohydrate-binding protein — protein sequence MRRLVPAALLAALAATTITVVGPTGAASGVETLQCDTSVPIFVRKPDTSLTLYQHNEPEVGTPDWQDQYGIGHTWDGITLGGPDGAVYELTPEGQLGRARWLGGSWENGGAGEVLLTGWTGWSRNTLVVDSLGDFYGIAADGNLHWRRFTKTGGTWSYEDRTLATGWAARYNMIWASGDGTIFARTHDDKLVLHVYHAASQRWIESDRQIGDGGWNKFHDVASVGGGVFYALDGAAQQVKWYRYTGNGTWAVDAGRIVGNGGWYGDWQLEGKSNACKIVGGTSPQRPAVPANLGAASSAVQGGDGLVNYFYVNQVGGLTTAKQRYANDFSILEYQTFAGHQVFTGTPGSARQGDNKLQVLANSSDDASFRGRPQSVANGPWAAEAAHDGWLTSDAAVVADSDNVLNVYAVDGSGQLWRRAQVAANGGWLPWRKLAATGLSNDFSVLRNGTAIDVVARFTDNSVRAARLTGDVVGTWRTVGTDATGKPAVVAHQNGNLQVFTRRSNGIVHTQRETSGVFPGTWTAVGSLAGVGSPAAVIRGTGLVELAVRGTDNYVYQASQLAPAAGFSAWQIKYWEETATDPTGLTLADGSPIFTWRSPQGLVLTSYIAPGPSSASAEQGTTFRGATGRK from the coding sequence ATGAGACGACTCGTACCAGCGGCCCTGCTGGCGGCACTCGCGGCGACGACGATCACCGTCGTCGGCCCGACCGGTGCCGCGTCGGGCGTCGAGACGCTCCAGTGCGACACCTCGGTGCCGATCTTCGTGCGCAAGCCGGACACCAGCCTCACGCTCTACCAGCACAACGAGCCCGAGGTCGGCACCCCCGACTGGCAGGACCAGTACGGCATCGGCCACACCTGGGACGGCATCACGCTCGGCGGCCCGGACGGCGCGGTGTACGAGCTCACGCCCGAGGGCCAGCTCGGCCGCGCCCGGTGGCTGGGCGGCTCCTGGGAGAACGGCGGCGCGGGCGAGGTGCTGCTCACCGGCTGGACCGGCTGGAGCCGCAACACCCTGGTGGTCGACTCGCTCGGCGACTTCTACGGCATCGCCGCCGACGGCAACCTGCACTGGCGGCGGTTCACCAAGACCGGCGGCACCTGGTCCTACGAGGACCGGACGCTGGCGACCGGCTGGGCGGCCCGCTACAACATGATCTGGGCCTCGGGCGACGGCACCATCTTCGCCCGCACCCACGACGACAAGCTGGTCCTCCACGTCTACCACGCGGCCAGTCAGCGCTGGATCGAGTCCGACCGGCAGATCGGCGACGGCGGCTGGAACAAGTTCCACGACGTGGCGTCGGTCGGCGGTGGCGTCTTCTACGCCCTGGACGGCGCGGCCCAGCAGGTGAAGTGGTACCGCTACACCGGGAACGGCACCTGGGCCGTGGACGCGGGCCGGATCGTCGGCAACGGCGGCTGGTACGGCGACTGGCAGCTGGAGGGCAAGTCCAACGCCTGCAAGATCGTCGGCGGCACCTCGCCGCAGCGCCCGGCGGTGCCGGCGAACCTGGGCGCGGCGTCGTCCGCGGTGCAGGGCGGCGACGGGCTGGTGAACTACTTCTACGTCAACCAGGTCGGCGGTCTGACCACCGCGAAGCAGCGGTACGCCAACGACTTCAGCATCCTGGAGTACCAGACCTTCGCCGGTCACCAGGTGTTCACCGGCACGCCCGGCTCGGCCAGGCAGGGCGACAACAAGCTGCAGGTGCTGGCCAACAGCTCCGACGACGCCTCGTTCCGGGGCCGGCCGCAGTCGGTGGCCAACGGCCCGTGGGCGGCCGAGGCAGCCCACGACGGCTGGCTGACCAGCGACGCGGCCGTGGTCGCCGACTCGGACAACGTGCTCAACGTGTACGCGGTCGACGGCTCGGGCCAGTTGTGGCGGCGGGCGCAGGTGGCCGCGAACGGCGGCTGGCTGCCGTGGCGCAAGCTGGCCGCCACCGGGCTGTCGAACGACTTCTCGGTGCTGCGCAACGGAACCGCCATCGACGTCGTCGCCCGGTTCACCGACAACTCGGTGCGCGCGGCGCGGCTGACCGGCGACGTGGTCGGCACGTGGCGGACCGTCGGCACCGACGCCACCGGCAAGCCCGCCGTCGTGGCGCACCAGAACGGCAACCTCCAGGTGTTCACGCGCCGCTCCAACGGGATCGTGCACACCCAGCGCGAGACCTCGGGCGTGTTCCCCGGCACGTGGACGGCGGTCGGCAGCCTCGCGGGCGTCGGTTCGCCGGCCGCCGTGATCCGGGGCACCGGACTGGTGGAGCTGGCCGTGCGCGGCACGGACAACTACGTCTACCAGGCCAGCCAGCTCGCCCCGGCCGCGGGCTTCAGCGCCTGGCAGATCAAGTACTGGGAGGAGACGGCCACCGACCCGACCGGCCTCACCCTCGCCGACGGCAGCCCGATCTTCACCTGGCGCTCGCCGCAGGGTCTGGTCCTCACCTCCTACATCGCGCCCGGCCCGTCCTCGGCGTCGGCCGAGCAGGGCACGACCTTCCGGGGCGCGACCGGCCGGAAGTGA
- a CDS encoding tachylectin-related carbohydrate-binding protein gives MLSIPTAHAVATLNCNSAVQIFGVTPSGSVFRYPHNDPENGTFDWGVKQNGIGSGWEVGRTLAGPGGVMYSLVGATGELRRLRWTENGWVNFGSQQYRVVGSGWGRYSEAAHRNKVTVDEKGRLYEINADGHLEVFVWEGDDATGWWTAETGGGKVLDTGWNQYDSITAAGDGVLYARKPTGELYRFRYHAASDRFTQYAKPAGVGWNMFNRIFSPGGDVLYATWLNNNNPEMLWYRYDEATDTWADTGRDVGKLVGHGWWGELDVVATTDDCRITGHPAPTRPAVPQRLDAGNTVRQGPDGKVSWFYTNPAGGLSRATQRYTNDFSVLEYQAFTGHSQFTGQPGAALRQDGRFEVLGNSSDDAEYRGRVQQVKNGAWGTDPVTAQRGWMLGDPVLVEQSDATIAQYAVDGSGGLWRRAQIAVNGAYNAWQPITASGLTTDITVARKGTGTEIAARFTDGSVRVARYDGALSAWRTVGTGTTGRPALVVHQGGDLQVFARGTGGIPQTQRETSGAFPGTWTAIGSLATTGSPAAVLTGNGLVELAVRGTDNHVYQASQLAPAAGFSAWQIKYWEETATDPTGLTLADGNPIFTWRSPQGVILTSYISTGSLAARVFTGTAAKR, from the coding sequence GTGCTGAGCATTCCCACGGCCCACGCGGTAGCGACTCTGAACTGCAACAGCGCGGTCCAGATCTTCGGCGTGACGCCGTCCGGCAGCGTTTTCCGCTACCCGCACAACGACCCGGAGAACGGCACTTTCGACTGGGGCGTCAAGCAGAACGGGATCGGCAGCGGGTGGGAGGTCGGCCGCACCCTGGCGGGCCCCGGCGGGGTCATGTACAGCCTGGTCGGCGCGACCGGCGAGCTGCGGCGACTGCGCTGGACCGAGAACGGCTGGGTGAACTTCGGTAGCCAGCAGTACCGCGTCGTCGGCAGCGGCTGGGGCCGCTACTCCGAAGCCGCGCACCGCAACAAGGTGACCGTCGACGAAAAGGGCCGGCTGTACGAGATCAACGCAGACGGGCATCTTGAGGTGTTCGTGTGGGAAGGCGACGACGCCACCGGCTGGTGGACCGCCGAGACGGGCGGCGGCAAGGTCCTGGACACCGGCTGGAACCAGTACGACTCCATCACCGCCGCCGGCGACGGCGTGCTCTACGCCCGCAAGCCGACCGGCGAGCTGTACCGCTTCCGGTACCACGCCGCGTCCGACCGGTTCACCCAGTACGCCAAGCCCGCCGGGGTGGGCTGGAACATGTTCAACCGCATCTTCTCGCCCGGCGGCGACGTCCTCTACGCCACGTGGCTGAACAACAACAATCCCGAGATGCTCTGGTACCGCTACGACGAGGCCACCGACACGTGGGCCGACACCGGGCGCGACGTGGGCAAGCTCGTCGGCCACGGCTGGTGGGGCGAGCTCGACGTGGTCGCCACCACCGACGACTGCAGGATCACCGGCCACCCGGCGCCGACCCGGCCCGCCGTGCCGCAGCGCCTGGACGCGGGCAACACCGTGCGGCAGGGGCCGGACGGCAAGGTGTCCTGGTTCTACACCAACCCGGCCGGCGGGCTGAGCCGGGCGACCCAGCGCTACACCAACGACTTCAGCGTGCTGGAGTACCAGGCGTTCACCGGCCACTCGCAGTTCACCGGTCAGCCGGGCGCGGCGCTGCGCCAGGACGGGCGCTTCGAGGTGCTGGGCAACAGCTCCGACGACGCCGAGTACCGGGGCCGGGTCCAGCAGGTCAAGAACGGCGCGTGGGGCACGGACCCGGTGACCGCGCAGCGCGGCTGGATGCTGGGTGACCCGGTGCTCGTCGAGCAGTCCGACGCGACCATCGCGCAGTACGCCGTCGACGGTTCCGGCGGCCTGTGGCGGCGCGCGCAGATCGCCGTCAACGGCGCGTACAACGCGTGGCAGCCGATCACGGCGAGCGGCCTGACGACCGACATCACGGTGGCCCGCAAGGGCACCGGCACCGAGATCGCGGCGCGGTTCACCGACGGCTCGGTGCGCGTGGCCCGCTACGACGGCGCGCTGAGCGCGTGGCGGACCGTCGGCACCGGCACGACCGGCAGACCCGCGCTCGTGGTGCACCAGGGCGGCGACCTCCAGGTCTTCGCGCGCGGCACCGGCGGGATCCCGCAGACCCAGCGCGAGACGTCCGGCGCGTTCCCCGGTACGTGGACCGCGATCGGCAGCCTCGCCACCACCGGCTCGCCGGCCGCCGTCCTCACCGGCAACGGCCTGGTGGAGCTGGCCGTGCGCGGCACGGACAACCACGTCTACCAGGCCAGCCAACTCGCCCCCGCGGCCGGCTTCAGCGCCTGGCAGATCAAGTACTGGGAGGAGACCGCCACCGACCCGACCGGCCTCACCCTCGCCGACGGCAACCCGATCTTCACCTGGCGCTCCCCGCAGGGCGTGATCCTCACCTCCTACATCAGCACCGGGTCGCTCGCGGCCCGGGTCTTCACCGGAACGGCGGCCAAGCGATGA